In Canis aureus isolate CA01 chromosome 12, VMU_Caureus_v.1.0, whole genome shotgun sequence, a genomic segment contains:
- the POGZ gene encoding pogo transposable element with ZNF domain isoform X3, with product MADTDLFMECEEEELEPWQKISDVIEDSVVEDYNSVDKTTTAGNSLVQQGGQPLILTQNPTPGLGTMVTQPVLRPVQVMQNANHVTSSPVASQPIFITTQGFPVRNVRPVQNAMNQVGIVLNVQQGQTVRPITLVPAPGTQFVKPTVGVPQVFSQMTPVRPGSTMPVRPTTNTFTTVIPATLTIRSTVPQSQSQQTKSTPSTSTTPTATQPTSLGQLAAPPPSQSSQTPNPKLAPSFPSPPAVSIASFVTVKRPGVTGENSNEVAKLVNTLNTIPSLGQSPGPVVVSNNSSAHGSQRTSGPESSMKVTSSIPVFDLQDGGRKICPRCNAQFRVTEALRGHMCYCCPEMVEYQKKGKSLDSEPSIPSAAKPPSPEKTVPVASTPSSTPIPALSPPTKVPEPNENVGDAVQTKLIMLVDDFYYGRDGGKVAQLTNFPKVATSFRCPHCTKRLKNNIRFMNHMKHHVELDQQNGEVDGHTICQHCYRQFSTPFQLQCHLENVHSPYESTTKCKICEWAFESEPLFLQHMKDTHKPGEMPYVCQVCQYRSSLYSEVDVHFRMIHEDTRHLLCPYCLKVFKNGNAFQQHYMRHQKRNVYHCNKCRLQFLFAKDKIEHKLQHHKTFRKPKQLEGLKPGTKVTIRASRGQPRTVPVSSNDASPSTLQEAAPLTSSTDPLPVFLYPPVRRNIQKRAVRKMSVMGRQTCLECSFEIPDFPNHFPTYVHCSLCRYSTCCSRAYANHMINNHVPRKSPKYLALFKNSVSGIKLACTSCTFVTSVGDAMAKHLVFNPSHRSSSILPRGFTWMSHSRHGHTRDRVHDRSLKNIYPPPAFSSNKTATVKSGGATSAEPEELPTPMTQALPSPASTATPPPTPTHSQPLALLPLAAEGAECLNVDDQDEGSPVIQEPEQATGGGNGSGVGKKEQLSVKKLRVVLFALCCNTEQAAEHFRNPQRRIRRWLRRFQASQGENLEGKYLSLEAEEKLAEWVLTQREQQLPVNEETLFQKATKIGRSLEGGFKISYEWAVRFMLRHHLTPHARRAVAHTLPKDVAENAGLFIEFVQRQIHNQDLPLSMIVAIDEISLFLDTEVLSSDDRKENALQTVGTGEPWCDVVLAILADGAVLPTLVFYRGQMDQPANVPDSILLEAKESGYSDDEIMELWSARVWQKHTACQRSKGMLVMDCHRTHLSEEVLAMLSASSTLPAVVPAGCSSKIQPLDVCIKRTVKNFLHKKWKEQAREMADTACDSDVLLQLVLVWLAEVLGVIGDCPELVQRSFLVASVLPGPDGNINSPTRNADMQEELIASLEEQLKLSGEQSEEPSASTPRPRSSPEETIEPESLHQLFEGESETESFYGFEEADLDLMEI from the exons CCCCAGGTACCCAGTTCGTTAAGCCGACAGTTGGAGTCCCACAGGTGTTCTCTCAGATGACCCCAGTGAGGCCAGGCTCCACCATGCCTGTGCGGCCCACCACTAACACCTTCACCACCGTCATCCCAGCTACTCTGACCATTCGAAGCACTGTCCCGCAGTCCCAGTCCCAGCAGACCAAGTCCACACCCAGCACCTCCACTACTCCCACTGCCACACAGCCGACCTCACTGGGGCAGCTGGCTGCTCCGCCTCCCAGCCAGTCCAGCCAGACCCCCAACCCCAAGCTAG ctccctctttcccctctccACCTGCAGTGAGCATTGCCAGCTTTGTCACTGTGAAGCGACCTGGGGTTACAGGTGAAAATAGCAATGAAGTAGCCAAACTGGTGAATACCCTTAATACCATCCCTTCCCTGGGCCAGAGTCCTGGGCCAGTGGTGGTTTCCAACAACAGCTCTGCCCACGGCTCCCAGAGAACCAGCGGACCTGAGTCTTCAATGAAAG TGACGTCTTCCATCCCAGTGTTTGACCTCCAGGATGGTGGACGGAAAATATGTCCTCGGTGTAATGCTCAGTTCCGTGTTACTGAAGCTTTGAGAGGTCACATGTGT TACTGTTGCCCAGAAATGGTGGAATAccagaagaaaggaaagtctCTGGATTCAGAACCCAGTATCCCATCAGCTGCAAAGCCCCCATCCCCTGAGAAAACAGTTCCTGTTGCTTCCACACCGTCTTCTACACCTATTCCTGCTCTGTCACCACCTACCAAAGTACCAGAGCCAAATGAAAATGTGGGTGATGCTGTCCAGACCAAACTCATCATGCTAGTAGATGACTTCTACTATGGACGGGATGGTGGCAAAGTGGCCCAACTCACAAACTTCCCTAAGGTTGCCACATCTTTCCGATGCCCACATTGTACCAAAAGGCTAAAAAACAACATTCG ATTCATGAACCATATGAAGCACCATGTAGAACTCGATCAGCAGAACGGTGAGGTAGATGGTCATACTATCTGCCAACACTGTTATCGCCAGTTTTCCACGCCCTTCCAGCTCCAGTGCCACTTGGAAAATGTTCATAGTCCTTATGAATCAACGA CCAAGTGCAAGATCTGTGAGTGGGCGTTTGAGAGTGAGCCACTATTTCTCCAACATATGAAGGATACTCATAAGCCTGGAGAGATGCCTTATGTCTGCCAG GTTTGTCAGTATCGCTCCTCACTCTACTCTGAGGTAGATGTCCATTTTCGGATGATCCATGAGGATACTCGGCATCTGCTCTGCCCTTATTGCCTGAAGGTCTTCAAAAATGGCAATGCATTCCAGCAGCATTACATGAGGCACCAG AAGAGGAATGTTTATCACTGCAACAAATGCCGGCTGCAGTTTCTCTTTGCCAAGGACAAAATTGAACACAAGCTTCAGCACCACAAAACCTTCCGTAAACCCAAGCAGCTGGAAGGTTTGAAACCAGGCACTAAG GTGACAATCCGGGCTTCCCGAGGGCAGCCACGAACTGTTCCTGTTTCCTCCAATGATGCATCTCCCAGCACCTTGCAGGAGGCAGCACCACTGACCTCCTCAACAGACCCCCTGCCTGTCTTCCTTTATCCCCCTGTCCGGCGCAACATTCAGAAGAGAGCTGTTAGGAAAAT GAGTGTCATGGGCCGGCAGACGTGTCTGGAGTGCAGCTTTGAAATCCCAGATTTCCCTAATCATTTCCCTACCTATGTTCACTGCTCTCTGTGTCGCTATAGCACCTGCTGCTCTCGAGCCTATGCCAACCACATGATCAA cAATCATGTTCCACGCAAGAGCCCTAAGTATTTGGCTTTGTTTAAAAATTCTGTGAG TGGAATCAAGCTGGCTTGCACTTCATGTACCTTTGTTACCTCTGTGGGAGATGCCATGGCCAAGCATCTGGTATTCAACCCCTCTCACAGATCCAGCAGCATCCTACCACGAG GATTCACTTGGATGTCTCACTCAAG ACATGGCCATACTCGTGACCGAGTACATGACCGGAGCTTGAAGAATATATatcctcctcctgccttctcctctAATAAAACTGCCACTGTGAAATCTGGCGGGGCCACCTCAGCTGAGCCTGAAGAGCTTCCGACTCCTATGACCCAAGCACTCCCGTCACCAGCGTCAACCGCAACCCCGCCACCAACCCCAACCCACTCCCAGCCTTTAGCCCTTCTGCCCTTGGCTGCAGAGGGGGCTGAATGTCTGAATGTTGATGACCAGGATGAAGGGAGCCCAGTCATCCAGGAGCCTGAGCAGGCAACAGGGGGCGGTAATGGCAGTGGGGTTGGCAAGAAGGAGCAGCTGTCTGTGAAGAAGCTTCGTGTGGTACTGTTTGCCCTGTGCTGCAATACAGAACAGGCCGCCGAACACTTCCGAAATCCCCAACGACGGATCCGGCGTTGGCTTCGGCGCTTCCAGGCCTCCCAGGGGGAGAATCTGGAGGGCAAATATCTGAGCTTAGAAGCAGAAGAGAAGCTGGCTGAGTGGGTGCTAACTCAGCGAGAGCAGCAGCTACCTGTGAATGAGGAGACCTTGTTCCAGAAGGCCACCAAAATAGGACGTTCTTTGGAGGGGGGTTTTAAAATCTCATATGAGTGGGCTGTGCGTTTCATGCTCCGGCACCACCTGACTCCCCATGCCCGGCGAGCTGTGGCCCATACCCTACCGAAGGATGTGGCAGAGAATGCAGGACTCTTCATTGAATTCGTACAACGACAGATTCACAACCAGGACTTACCCTTGTCCATGATTGTGGCCATTGATGAGATCTCCTTGTTCCTAGATACAGAGGTGCTGAGCAGTGATGACCGGAAGGAGAATGCCCTGCAGACAGTGGGCACAGGGGAACCTTGGTGTGATGTGGTGCTGGCCATTCTGGCAGACGGCGCTGTCCTCCCCACCCTGGTTTTCTACCGAGGACAAATGGATCAACCTGCTAATGTGCCAGACTCGATATTGCTAGAGGCAAAGGAGAGTGGCTACAGTGATGATGAGATCATGGAGCTGTGGTCAGCTCGGGTGTGGCAGAAGCACACTGCTTGCCAGCGTAGCAAAGGCATGCTTGTGATGGACTGTCACCGCACTCACTTGTCGGAAGAGGTGCTGGCTATGCTTAGTGCCTCTAGCACCTTGCCCGCAGTGGTCCCAGCAGGCTGTAGCTCCAAAATCCAGCCGTTAGATGTATGCATCAAACGAACTGTCAAGAACTTCCTACACAAAAAGTGGAAGGAGCAGGCCCGGGAAATGGCAGATACTGCATGCGATTCCGATGTCCTGCTTCAACTGGTGCTGGTCTGGCTGGCTGAGGTGCTGGGCGTCATTGGGGACTGTCCAGAGCTGGTACAGCGGTCCTTCCTCGTGGCTAGCGTTCTGCCTGGCCCTGATGGCAACATTAACTCGCCTACAAGAAATGCTGACATGCAGGAGGAGCTCATTGCATCCCTAGAGGAGCAACTGAAGCTGAGTGGGGAACAGTCTGAGGAACCCTCAGCTTCCACTCCCCGACCCAGGTCATCTCCTGAAGAGACAATTGAGCCTGAAAGCCTTCATCAGCTCTTTGAGGGCGAAAGCGAGACCGAGTCTTTTTATGGCTTTGAAGAAGCCGACCTAGATCTGATGGAAATTTGA